CTCTCCTGCCTCGTACACCCTAGAAAGTTTAACAGCACCTTTCAAAAGAAAATAAACTCGTTCGGCAGGATCGCCAGGAAAAAAGATCGTTTTATTGCGTTCAAACGTTTCCACAACTGGCGGAAACGCCCCGGTCGCCATCTGACGAAATACATTTGCTAGGGCTTTATCTTGTGTCACGATCATCTCCCTTCCCCTACCCAATGCCGGAAAAACAAAAACTGATTACCTAAGAATACACCTGAAAAATGAATAAAGCACCGTCAACCTTTCTGTACTTTCCTATACTCAAACAAATCACTTCATAACTCTTTGTTTATAATGATACATAATTGTTGATCCTTTCAGCTACTAATTGTTGATAAGTAGTTCCAATAGCCGTATTAAAAAGGGTTTTTTAAAGAACAAATAAAGATATCTTGATAAAATCTTTAGGAAAAATCAAGATTTTTGTCACAGCAAACACCCTTATCAATATTCATTTTTGCAAATCCTGTATAAAACAAAGACAAACTGCCCTCAGATTCTAGTATGCTCCTAATGATCGATCGCATTAACAATTTCTATGCTGAATCTGACTGGAAAAAATGCTCTTGTTACAGGTATTGCCAATAACCGCTCGATCGCCTGGGGCATCGCCCAACAGCTGCATAAAGCCGGAGCAAACCTCGGTATTACCTACCTGCCGGATGAACGCGGCAAAATGGAGAAAAAAGTCGCGGAGTTGGTAGAACCTCTCAACCCAAGCTTATTTCTTCCCTGTAATGTCCAAGATGAGGAACAGATTCAATCTACCTTTGAGACAATTCGTGAGCAATGGGGGAAGTTAGACATCCTCATCCATTGTTTGGCTTTTGCCAGCAAAGACGATTTGAGTGGAGATTTTAGCCAAACCTCTCGTTCTGGCTTCAACACCGCCTTAGAAATCAGTACCTACTCACTGGTGCAGTTAAGTGGTGCAGCTAAACCTTTGATGACAGAGGGAGGTAGCATCGTCACCTTGACATATTTAGGTGGTGTTAGAGCAATCCCTAACTACAACGTTATGGGAGTTGCCAAGGCGGGATTAGAAATGAGTGTGCGTTACCTAGCTGCTGAACTAGGGCCGCAAAATATCCGCGTCAATGCCATCTCCGCAGGCCCCATCCGCACCTTAGCATCTTCAGCAGTAGGCGGGATTTTGGATATGATTCATCATGTAGAAGAAGTAGCTCCCCTGCGTCGTACCGTCACTCAGCTAGAAGTAGGCAACGCTGCCGCTTTCTTGTGTAGTGATTTGTCCAGTGGTATTACCGGACAAGTTCTATATGTAGATTCAGGATATGAAATTATGGGAATGTGACGCGATAAAGTTAGGAGTTAGGAGTTAAGAGTTAAAAATTTTTAACTCATAACTCATAACTCATAACTCATAACTTTTAACTCTTTCCATTCCCTATGCAAATCAGCCAAATTAATTCAAACTACGATCGCTTAACTCAAACCCCTCGGATTGCCACTGTTCATCGTACTACTGGTGAAACTGATGTGCAAGTTACCATCAACCTCGATGGTAAAGGAACTTGCACAGTAGCAACAGGCATTCCGTTTTTGGATCACATGTTGCATCAAATTGCCTCCCACGGGCTAATTGATATAGATGTCCAAGCCAAGGGAGACTTAGAGATTGATGACCATCACACCAATGAAGATGTAGGCATTACCTTGGGCCAAGCTTTCAACCAAGCACTAGGCGACAGAAAAGGTATTGTCCGCTTTGGTAATTTTCTTGCACCATTGGATGAAGCCTTAGTTCAGGTAGCGCTAGACTTTTCTGGACGGCCTCACCTCAGCTACGGCTTGCAAATTCCTACCCAGCGTGTAGGAACTTATGACACCCAACTCGTACGTGAATTCTTTGTGGCGATCGTGAACCATAGCCAAATGACACTCCACATTCGGCAACTGGATGGCATTAATTCCCATCACATCATAGAGGCGACATTTAAAGCCTTTGCAAGAGCAACACGGCTAGCGGTGGAAATTGACTCTCGTCGTGCTGGTGTAATTCCCAGTTCTAAAGGCGTTCTATGAAACGAGTCAAATGGGGTATGAGTTATTCCCCCAATCCCCAATCCCCAATCCCCAATCCTCAACAATTGACACACCGCTCGGTGATGGTTATTATCAGCCTACTAGGTAACTTGTAATTAATACCAAGCTGGTAATTAGTGGTTGAACCGAGATGAAGTCTGTTGCAGATGACCCTGATTCTCAACTTAATACGATAGACACTCCACCAGTAGTCCTAACTTCTGAGTTGCGAAAAGTCTATCGCACTGGTTTTTGGCTAAATCAAAAAGTTGTATCTCTCAAAAATTGTTCTTTAACGGTTTATAAAGGCGAAACCTTTGGGTTGCTGGGGCCAAACGGTGCTGGTAAAACCACCCTTTTAAAATTGTTGCTGGGAATTATTCATCCCACTTCGGGGCGGGGATTATTATTGGATAAACCTATAGGCGATCGCAGTGTTAAGCAACATATCGGCTATCTGCCAGAAAATCCCTATTTATATGACTATCTCACTGGCTGGGAATTTTTGCAGCTAGCTGCTGGACTATTCAAAATTCCCCAAAGTGTCCAACGCCAACGTATTCCCCAACTGCTGGAAT
This Nostoc sp. KVJ3 DNA region includes the following protein-coding sequences:
- a CDS encoding cyclic nucleotide-binding domain-containing protein, with protein sequence MIVTQDKALANVFRQMATGAFPPVVETFERNKTIFFPGDPAERVYFLLKGAVKLSRVYEAGE
- the hisB gene encoding imidazoleglycerol-phosphate dehydratase HisB, which gives rise to MQISQINSNYDRLTQTPRIATVHRTTGETDVQVTINLDGKGTCTVATGIPFLDHMLHQIASHGLIDIDVQAKGDLEIDDHHTNEDVGITLGQAFNQALGDRKGIVRFGNFLAPLDEALVQVALDFSGRPHLSYGLQIPTQRVGTYDTQLVREFFVAIVNHSQMTLHIRQLDGINSHHIIEATFKAFARATRLAVEIDSRRAGVIPSSKGVL
- the fabI gene encoding enoyl-ACP reductase FabI, which gives rise to MLNLTGKNALVTGIANNRSIAWGIAQQLHKAGANLGITYLPDERGKMEKKVAELVEPLNPSLFLPCNVQDEEQIQSTFETIREQWGKLDILIHCLAFASKDDLSGDFSQTSRSGFNTALEISTYSLVQLSGAAKPLMTEGGSIVTLTYLGGVRAIPNYNVMGVAKAGLEMSVRYLAAELGPQNIRVNAISAGPIRTLASSAVGGILDMIHHVEEVAPLRRTVTQLEVGNAAAFLCSDLSSGITGQVLYVDSGYEIMGM